The proteins below are encoded in one region of Tolumonas auensis DSM 9187:
- a CDS encoding pilus assembly PilX N-terminal domain-containing protein, with translation MSMTNQKGMVLAVILILMLPLTLMAVSVMQWGREQMKMSAAGSHRINTLASLDSQLQDFWAQPDLRQLLEEFTDESKDKRNSTKGIFQTSRQYEMPCRRTTLVSSSNVIKRCRYIDIVLNKSARLANKNFAVITIELPFF, from the coding sequence ATGAGCATGACAAACCAGAAAGGAATGGTATTAGCTGTCATCCTGATTCTGATGTTACCGCTGACACTGATGGCTGTCTCAGTTATGCAGTGGGGGCGGGAACAGATGAAAATGAGTGCTGCAGGCAGCCACCGTATCAATACACTAGCTAGTCTGGATTCTCAGTTGCAGGATTTCTGGGCGCAACCTGATTTACGGCAATTGCTGGAAGAATTCACTGATGAGAGTAAAGACAAAAGAAATAGCACAAAGGGAATATTTCAGACCAGCAGGCAATATGAAATGCCATGCAGGCGTACCACTTTGGTAAGCAGCAGTAATGTAATTAAGCGCTGTCGCTATATTGATATTGTCCTTAATAAGTCAGCACGGTTGGCAAATAAAAACTTTGCAGTCATAACAATCGAGCTGCCATTTTTTTAA
- a CDS encoding PilW family protein, whose amino-acid sequence MSRNNNHQLQIYNELQENGRLAMNLLLQDLRQTGFFGDMTGQTLRLDSNVKSRLKLAEAHDCRDERGAQGGTLPAAGDNGILRPFLARHVDPDGFLNAELSCLKKLKLQPDSDVLSLKREVGDPVERSATGWNPQRIYLAANVNQALFFAGNDKDATDDLSVRPTAQIREFQHHIYYIQQLNNIPELRLIQLTDQMNAAYSLPLVQGVERLRVLVAVDESVPADGLADKYLPPEKITPVVWNTFSITGIQLFLLIRALEPSPGFRNEQTYQLGDQKLVPFNDGYQRLVLQSSVQFRNASVGNALD is encoded by the coding sequence ATGTCACGAAATAACAACCATCAATTGCAGATCTATAATGAATTACAGGAAAACGGTCGCCTGGCGATGAATTTATTATTGCAGGATTTGCGGCAGACAGGTTTTTTCGGTGATATGACAGGACAAACTCTGCGTCTTGATAGTAATGTTAAATCACGGCTGAAACTGGCGGAAGCTCATGATTGCCGTGATGAGCGGGGAGCGCAGGGGGGAACATTACCTGCAGCCGGTGACAATGGTATCCTGAGACCTTTTCTGGCAAGACATGTGGATCCGGATGGTTTTTTAAATGCGGAATTAAGCTGTTTAAAGAAATTGAAATTACAGCCTGACAGTGATGTCTTGTCGTTAAAGCGAGAGGTCGGTGATCCTGTTGAAAGGTCAGCGACTGGCTGGAATCCGCAACGTATTTATTTGGCTGCGAATGTTAATCAGGCACTGTTTTTTGCCGGTAACGATAAAGATGCTACCGATGATTTATCTGTACGGCCTACGGCTCAAATCCGTGAATTTCAACATCACATCTATTATATCCAGCAATTAAATAACATCCCGGAGCTTCGTTTGATCCAGCTGACAGATCAGATGAATGCTGCATACAGCCTTCCACTGGTTCAGGGCGTTGAACGGCTGCGGGTGCTGGTTGCGGTGGATGAATCTGTTCCAGCCGATGGTCTGGCGGATAAATACCTTCCTCCGGAGAAAATAACCCCGGTTGTCTGGAATACATTTTCAATCACCGGAATTCAACTTTTTTTGCTGATCAGGGCGCTGGAACCCTCTCCGGGATTTCGTAATGAACAAACCTATCAGTTAGGCGATCAAAAACTGGTTCCGTTTAATGATGGTTATCAGCGTCTGGTGCTGCAATCGAGTGTGCAGTTCCGTAATGCCAGTGTGGGGAATGCGTTAGATTGA
- the pilV gene encoding type IV pilus modification protein PilV, with product MLKNNQAYLVAPQQGFTLLEVMISTVILTVSLLGIAGMYGFASKFSYEARQHTQAVYIANDIMERLRMSKIAWLKSVLLKDDGSYQLNINNQSATALLPTCNKKQNCRYNDLIFHDVTDWQQHLASAFPSSSASVCLSLKHRKTEPVIDVDLTVNWIIHNADKSTMIPVLNTECGQTETGRRQYLMQMQL from the coding sequence ATGCTTAAGAATAACCAGGCTTATTTAGTCGCACCGCAGCAAGGCTTTACGTTACTGGAAGTGATGATCAGTACCGTGATTCTGACTGTCAGTTTACTGGGGATTGCAGGCATGTACGGATTTGCCTCAAAGTTTTCTTATGAGGCCAGACAACACACTCAGGCTGTCTATATTGCAAATGACATTATGGAACGTTTGCGGATGAGCAAAATAGCCTGGCTTAAATCTGTTTTATTAAAAGATGATGGTTCATATCAATTAAATATTAATAATCAATCCGCAACAGCGTTATTGCCGACATGCAATAAAAAGCAAAACTGCCGTTATAACGATTTAATTTTTCATGATGTAACCGACTGGCAGCAACATTTAGCCAGTGCATTTCCATCATCTTCAGCCTCCGTCTGCCTGTCATTAAAACACCGGAAAACTGAACCAGTGATTGATGTTGATTTAACGGTTAACTGGATTATTCATAATGCGGATAAATCAACCATGATTCCCGTTTTAAATACTGAATGTGGTCAGACTGAGACGGGACGGCGGCAATATTTGATGCAAATGCAGTTATGA
- a CDS encoding type IV pilin protein: MWRPFQGVTLIELILTIAIVGILASVSYPAMSHYVRESRRSEARSELSHIAGLQEQFFLQTQRYASLSDLGLSTAADNSYLTENGYYRITVAVSASAFLLTAMAAGSQSSDLDCLMFSLAQDGSRDSSSHDRCW, encoded by the coding sequence ATGTGGCGACCATTTCAAGGTGTAACCTTAATCGAGCTTATCCTCACAATAGCGATTGTGGGAATTCTGGCCTCGGTATCATATCCGGCAATGTCTCACTATGTGCGCGAAAGTCGGCGTTCAGAAGCCCGGAGTGAATTGAGTCATATCGCAGGGTTGCAGGAACAATTCTTTTTGCAAACGCAACGTTATGCCAGTTTATCCGATCTGGGGTTGAGTACAGCTGCGGACAATAGCTATCTGACCGAAAATGGTTATTACCGCATTACAGTTGCCGTATCTGCCTCTGCTTTTTTGTTAACTGCGATGGCTGCCGGTTCGCAAAGTAGTGATCTTGATTGTCTGATGTTCTCTCTGGCGCAGGACGGCTCCCGGGATAGCTCCAGTCATGACCGATGCTGGTAA
- the ispH gene encoding 4-hydroxy-3-methylbut-2-enyl diphosphate reductase — protein MKILLANPRGFCAGVDRAITIVKNALHKFGAPVYVRHEVVHNKYVVDELKAMGAIFVDELDEIPDGNTVIFSAHGVPKRVREEARKRGLQVFDATCPLVTKVHMEVHRASRKGQEVVLIGHKGHPEVEGTLGQYDENGTGMYLVEDANQVDSLPVQQPEKVSFVTQTTLSVDETRDIIDALREHFPAIQGPRKDDICYATQNRQDAVRALAPQVDVMLVVGSKNSSNSNRLRELAERLGTRAYLLDDASQLQDEWFTNVNSVGVTAGASAPEVLVQSVIDRLYQLGGSKLEQMDGVIEDTVFEVPVELRV, from the coding sequence ATGAAAATTCTGTTAGCTAATCCACGTGGTTTTTGTGCCGGCGTAGATAGAGCAATCACCATTGTCAAAAATGCCCTGCATAAATTTGGCGCCCCGGTTTATGTCCGGCATGAAGTTGTACATAACAAATATGTTGTGGATGAACTGAAGGCGATGGGTGCTATTTTCGTTGATGAGCTGGATGAAATACCGGACGGTAATACCGTAATTTTTTCTGCACACGGAGTCCCTAAGCGTGTGCGGGAAGAGGCCAGAAAACGGGGCTTGCAGGTATTTGATGCCACCTGTCCTCTGGTGACTAAAGTACATATGGAAGTCCACCGTGCCAGCCGTAAAGGTCAGGAAGTAGTACTTATAGGTCACAAAGGCCACCCTGAAGTTGAAGGCACTCTCGGGCAGTATGATGAAAATGGCACCGGTATGTATCTGGTAGAAGATGCTAATCAGGTGGATAGTTTACCGGTACAGCAACCGGAAAAAGTCAGTTTTGTCACGCAGACGACGCTGAGCGTCGATGAAACCCGGGATATCATTGATGCCTTACGTGAACACTTCCCTGCCATACAGGGACCACGGAAAGATGATATCTGCTATGCCACACAGAACCGGCAGGATGCCGTGAGGGCTTTGGCTCCGCAGGTTGATGTCATGTTGGTGGTTGGTTCAAAAAACTCCTCTAATTCCAACCGGTTACGTGAGCTGGCCGAGCGTCTTGGAACCAGGGCTTATTTGCTGGATGATGCATCACAGTTGCAGGATGAATGGTTTACTAATGTCAATTCAGTTGGTGTGACGGCCGGTGCTTCTGCACCGGAAGTGCTGGTTCAGAGTGTGATTGATCGCTTGTATCAGCTTGGTGGCAGTAAACTTGAACAGATGGATGGTGTGATCGAAGACACCGTATTTGAAGTGCCCGTGGAATTACGGGTTTAA
- the lspA gene encoding signal peptidase II, which yields MMSLLTGTGLRWMWLAVFAIVLDQAAKLAIMQHIPYGHGVVITPFFNLVHVYNTGAAFSFLADAEGWQRWLFSGLAIVISGVLAVAMAKAPAKCSLSNLAYSLVIGGAIGNLIDRVVYGHVVDFLDFHWQDLYHFAAFNVADMAISCGAVFIILDGFIKKPADK from the coding sequence ATGATGAGCTTACTGACTGGAACAGGTCTGCGCTGGATGTGGCTGGCAGTATTTGCCATTGTGCTGGATCAGGCCGCGAAGCTGGCGATTATGCAGCACATTCCTTATGGACACGGAGTGGTCATCACTCCGTTCTTTAATCTGGTGCATGTCTATAACACTGGCGCGGCATTTAGTTTTCTGGCGGATGCAGAAGGCTGGCAACGGTGGTTATTCAGCGGGTTAGCCATTGTGATTTCCGGGGTTCTGGCTGTTGCTATGGCAAAGGCACCGGCAAAATGTTCGTTGTCTAACCTGGCTTACAGCCTGGTTATCGGTGGAGCTATTGGCAATCTGATTGATCGGGTTGTCTATGGGCATGTCGTCGATTTTCTTGATTTCCACTGGCAGGATCTCTACCACTTCGCTGCATTTAATGTCGCTGATATGGCGATTAGCTGCGGGGCCGTATTCATCATTCTGGATGGTTTTATTAAGAAACCTGCTGATAAGTAA
- the ileS gene encoding isoleucine--tRNA ligase has protein sequence MSDYKHTLNLPETAFPMRGDLAKREPEMLKNWYKQDLYGAIRKAKAGKKSFILHDGPPYANGSIHIGHSVNKILKDIIIKSKGLSGFDSPYIPGWDCHGLPIELKVEGMVGKPGEKVTAAQFREECRKYAKTQVEAQKTDFIRLGVLGDWEHPYLTMDFNTEANIIRSLSKIIANGHLHKGSKPVHWCTDCGSALAEAEVEYYDKKSPAIDVRFRAEDEALVAGKFAAAGEGPLSVVIWTTTPWTLPANRGVALHPELEYVLVQVNGEQPERLVLGAALYESVLARAKITDFTILGRCAGADLELLRFHHPFYDFTVPVVLGDHVTTDSGTGAVHTAPGHGQEDFVVGKKYDLEVANPVAGNGTYLADTPLFAGQHVFKANDKVVDVLREHGALLHHEAYLHSYPHCWRHKTPIIFRATPQWFISMEQAGLRQKALSEIKGVRWIPEWGQNRIEAMVENRPDWCISRQRTWGVPIALFVHKETQALHPRALELMEEVAKRVEAKGIQAWWDLDPAELLGAEAADYEKVPDTLDVWFDSGSTHASVVDVRPEFNGHAADMYLEGSDQHRGWFMSSLMIGVAMKHQAPYRQVLTHGFTVDGHGRKMSKSLGNVVSPQDVMNKLGADILRLWVASTDYTGEMTVSDEILKRSADAYRRIRNTARFFLANLNGFNPETDMVQPEEMVVLDRWAVSRAKAVQEEIIAAYDNYDFHIVTQKLMQFCSVEMGSFYLDIIKDRQYTAKADSIARRSCQTALFHIVEAMVRWLAPIMSFTAEEIWKLLPGQRDQFVMTGEWYTGLFAMQAGEALDDNVWADLLTVRAEVNKALEVARNDKLIGSSLQAEVTLFANAELAAKLRLLSDELRFVLLTSKAAVQDADAQPENTQATEVAGLWLQVAVSSAAKCERCWHHVDDVGSHEGHGDICGRCVTNVAGEGEVRRFA, from the coding sequence ATGAGCGACTATAAACATACTTTGAACCTGCCGGAAACCGCGTTTCCGATGCGTGGCGATCTGGCGAAACGTGAGCCGGAAATGCTGAAAAACTGGTACAAACAAGATTTGTACGGGGCGATCCGCAAAGCCAAGGCAGGTAAAAAATCATTCATTCTGCATGATGGCCCGCCTTACGCTAACGGCAGCATTCATATTGGTCACTCCGTCAATAAGATCCTGAAAGATATTATTATTAAATCCAAAGGGTTATCCGGTTTTGATTCTCCGTACATTCCGGGTTGGGACTGTCATGGTCTGCCAATCGAACTGAAAGTGGAAGGTATGGTTGGGAAACCGGGTGAGAAGGTTACCGCTGCCCAGTTCCGTGAAGAGTGCCGTAAATATGCCAAGACTCAGGTAGAGGCACAGAAAACCGATTTTATCCGTCTTGGTGTGCTGGGCGACTGGGAACATCCGTATCTGACGATGGATTTCAACACTGAAGCCAACATCATCCGTTCTTTGAGCAAAATCATTGCTAACGGTCATCTGCACAAAGGTTCTAAACCGGTGCACTGGTGTACCGATTGTGGTTCGGCATTGGCTGAAGCGGAAGTTGAATACTACGATAAAAAATCACCGGCGATAGATGTCCGTTTCCGTGCCGAAGATGAAGCGCTGGTGGCTGGCAAGTTTGCGGCTGCCGGTGAAGGTCCGTTATCTGTCGTTATTTGGACCACAACCCCCTGGACGCTGCCTGCTAACCGCGGTGTCGCATTACATCCGGAACTGGAGTATGTGCTGGTTCAGGTCAATGGTGAGCAGCCGGAACGTCTGGTGCTGGGTGCTGCGCTGTATGAGTCAGTATTAGCCCGCGCCAAAATCACTGATTTCACCATTCTGGGTCGTTGTGCGGGTGCAGATCTGGAACTGCTGCGTTTCCATCATCCGTTCTATGATTTCACTGTACCGGTTGTGCTGGGTGATCACGTAACGACGGATTCCGGTACCGGCGCGGTACACACTGCACCAGGTCATGGTCAGGAAGACTTTGTGGTTGGTAAAAAATACGATCTGGAAGTGGCTAACCCTGTTGCAGGTAATGGTACTTATTTAGCGGATACGCCATTGTTTGCCGGTCAGCATGTATTCAAAGCCAACGATAAAGTCGTTGATGTGCTGCGTGAGCACGGTGCACTGCTGCATCATGAAGCTTATCTGCACTCTTATCCGCATTGCTGGCGCCATAAAACGCCGATTATTTTCCGTGCTACCCCTCAGTGGTTTATCAGCATGGAACAGGCTGGCTTGCGTCAGAAAGCATTGTCCGAGATTAAGGGCGTGCGCTGGATCCCTGAATGGGGTCAGAACCGTATTGAAGCGATGGTAGAAAACCGTCCGGACTGGTGTATCTCTCGTCAGCGTACCTGGGGTGTGCCTATCGCGTTGTTTGTGCATAAAGAGACTCAGGCACTGCATCCGCGCGCGCTGGAACTGATGGAAGAAGTCGCCAAACGTGTCGAAGCTAAAGGCATTCAGGCATGGTGGGATCTGGATCCTGCTGAGTTGCTGGGTGCTGAAGCTGCCGATTACGAGAAAGTCCCGGATACACTGGATGTCTGGTTTGACTCAGGTTCAACACATGCATCTGTGGTTGATGTGCGTCCTGAATTCAATGGCCATGCAGCAGATATGTATCTGGAAGGTTCAGATCAGCATCGTGGCTGGTTCATGTCTTCCCTGATGATTGGTGTCGCCATGAAACATCAGGCACCTTACCGTCAGGTGCTGACCCACGGTTTTACTGTGGATGGTCATGGTCGCAAGATGTCGAAGTCGCTGGGTAACGTCGTTAGCCCGCAAGACGTCATGAACAAGCTGGGTGCGGATATTCTGCGTCTGTGGGTCGCCTCAACCGATTATACCGGTGAAATGACCGTATCTGATGAGATCCTGAAACGCTCTGCGGATGCGTATCGTCGTATCCGTAACACCGCCCGTTTCTTCCTGGCGAACCTGAATGGTTTCAATCCTGAAACTGACATGGTGCAGCCAGAAGAGATGGTTGTGCTGGATCGTTGGGCTGTCAGCCGAGCCAAGGCAGTTCAGGAAGAAATCATCGCCGCTTACGATAACTATGATTTCCATATTGTGACCCAGAAACTGATGCAGTTCTGTTCCGTGGAAATGGGTTCTTTCTATCTGGATATCATCAAAGATCGTCAGTACACCGCCAAAGCAGACAGTATTGCCCGTCGTTCTTGTCAGACCGCATTGTTCCATATCGTGGAAGCAATGGTTCGCTGGTTGGCGCCAATCATGAGCTTTACTGCCGAAGAAATTTGGAAACTGTTGCCAGGTCAGCGCGATCAGTTCGTGATGACAGGCGAATGGTATACTGGCTTGTTTGCTATGCAGGCAGGCGAAGCGCTGGATGATAATGTGTGGGCGGATTTATTAACCGTTCGTGCGGAAGTCAACAAAGCGCTGGAAGTGGCACGTAACGATAAACTGATCGGCAGTTCCCTGCAGGCGGAAGTTACTCTGTTTGCCAACGCTGAGCTGGCGGCGAAGTTACGTCTGCTGAGTGATGAACTGCGTTTCGTGTTACTGACCTCTAAAGCAGCAGTACAGGATGCGGATGCGCAGCCGGAAAATACTCAGGCAACGGAAGTTGCTGGTTTGTGGTTACAGGTTGCGGTGAGTAGTGCGGCGAAGTGTGAACGCTGCTGGCACCATGTTGACGATGTAGGCTCTCATGAAGGTCACGGTGATATTTGTGGCCGTTGCGTTACTAACGTGGCTGGAGAAGGCGAAGTTCGCCGTTTTGCATGA